The following coding sequences are from one Salvia hispanica cultivar TCC Black 2014 chromosome 3, UniMelb_Shisp_WGS_1.0, whole genome shotgun sequence window:
- the LOC125210220 gene encoding probable L-type lectin-domain containing receptor kinase S.5 → MVLIPLLVLLIHLLSCILVGSQNFTFPSFDSSSCENRSNLICLGSVTCANGSLTITPDEAQETSLVGRVLFRYPILAWPSSFSTTFTIRITSGSNVSGDGMAFIIAQDDKPSPPDSYGSYIGLMDPSTEGFLRQLAVEFDTYKNPRDIDKNHIAIDTTDVEHPVAVRSLNDVGIDLKSGRNIRIKIEYDGLKKMLQVHVAYANEPMVSFLKHKIAMEDTVPQQAYVGFTGSTGHISETHQILDWNFTLYALPEDSLNQGIGGNKPTTVLHILIPTLVVLALAAILILAAARRRRKARREGWRDIENLAKNAANVPKFFTYKQLEKATRGFSKENLLGIGGFGSVYKGVLPDSTIAVKKINATSSQGEKEYLAEICTIGRLRHKNLVQLLGWCHDRKQLLLVYEYMPNGSLDRYIGKEFLNWESRFKILSGLASVLLYLHEECDNLVVHRDVKPNNVMLDSNYNAHLGDFGLARLLGDDAFVTTMVAGTIGYLAPEVSYTGRATPESDVYSFGMVVLEVVCGRRSRGVMEEFSLVDSVWSLHEKGALISCVDQALRGRCDEEQVRRSLVVGLACLNPNQMERPKMRKVVQVFLNGDEPLMEVPLARPTEVCLSLPSSSAELGCFRVSGGGSPDEITIQYDGCYTK, encoded by the exons ATGGTGTTAATTCCACTTCTCGTTTTGCTAATCCATCTACTTTCTTGTATCTTAGTGGGATCCCAAAACTTCACCTTCCCATCGTTTGATTCGTCAAGTTGTGAAAACAGAAGCAACTTGATATGTTTGGGATCAGTAACTTGTGCCAATGGAAGCCTAACCATCACCCCGGACGAGGCGCAAGAGACGAGCCTTGTGGGACGGGTTCTATTCCGTTACCCTATTCTTGCATGGCCGTCGTCCTTCTCCACCACCTTCACCATCAGAATCACGTCGGGTTCAAATGTATCCGGTGATGGGATGGCGTTCATCATCGCACAAGATGACAAGCCATCGCCACCGGATAGCTACGGCTCCTACATAGGCCTCATGGATCCTTCAACAGAAG GGTTTTTACGACAACTAGCTGTGGAGTTCGACACCTACAAGAACCCTCGAGACATAGACAAGAACCACATCGCCATCGACACCACTGATGTCGAGCATCCGGTGGCTGTAAGAAGCCTAAATGATGTAGGGATTGATCTTAAAAGTGGGAGAAACATTAGAATCAAGATCGAATACGATGGCCTCAAAAAAATGCTTCAAGTACACGTGGCGTATGCAAACGAACCTATGGTGAGCTTCTTGAAGCATAAGATCGCCATGGAAGACACCGTTCCACAGCAAGCCTACGTGGGCTTCACCGGCTCAACCGGCCATATATCCGAAACTCACCAGATTCTTGATTGGAATTTCACTTTGTATGCATTGCCAGAGGACTCCCTGAATCAGGGAATTGGTGGTAACAAGCCTACAACAGTATTGCACATTCTAATCCCAACTCTTGTGGTGCTAGCACTTGCTGCTATCCTGATCTTGGCTGCTGCTAGGAGGAGACGTAAGGCGAGGCGCGAGGGGTGGAGAGACATTGAAAACTTGGCCAAGAATGCAGCCAATGTTCCTAAGTTCTTCACATACAAGCAGCTGGAAAAGGCTACACGCGGCTTTAGCAAAGAAAATCTGCTTGGAATAGGCGGATTCGGAAGTGTTTACAAAGGCGTTTTGCCTGATTCTACCATTGCtgtcaaaaaaatcaatgcaACTTCAAGCCAAG GTGAGAAGGAGTACTTAGCGGAGATTTGCACGATAGGGCGTTTGAGGCATAAGAATCTGGTGCAGCTACTAGGGTGGTGCCATGACCGGAAACAGCTACTACTCGTGTACGAATACATGCCAAACGGGAGCCTGGACCGTTACATAGGCAAAGAGTTTCTAAATTGGGAAAGTAGGTTCAAGATTCTATCAGGGCTTGCCTCTGTTTTGTTGTACCTTCACGAGGAGTGTGACAATCTTGTAGTCCATAGAGATGTGAAGCCGAACAATGTGATGCTTGATTCCAACTACAATGCTCATCTAGGTGACTTTGGCCTAGCAAGGTTGCTCGGAGACGATGCTTTTGTGACGACCATGGTTGCTGGAACGATAGGCTATTTGGCACCCGAGGTCAGCTACACTGGCCGGGCCACCCCTGAGTCGGACGTCTACAGCTTCGGGATGGTGGTGCTTGAGGTGGTGTGCGGGAGGAGGTCGAGGGGTGTGATGGAGGAGTTTAGTTTGGTGGATTCTGTGTGGAGTTTGCACGAGAAGGGCGCGTTGATCTCGTGCGTGGATCAGGCATTGAGGGGCCGGTGTGACGAGGAGCAAGTGAGGAGGAGTTTGGTTGTGGGGTTGGCTTGTTTGAACCCTAATCAAATGGAGAGGCCTAAGATGAGGAAAGTAGTGCAAGTTTTTCTCAATGGTGACGAGCCGTTGATGGAGGTGCCCTTGGCAAGGCCGACTGAGGTTTGCTTGTCGTTGCCGTCTTCCTCGGCCGAGCTCGGGTGCTTTAGGGTTTCCGGTGGAGGGTCGCCCGACGAGATCACTATACAGTATGATGGATGCTATACCAAGTGA